The Mycobacterium seoulense genomic interval CGGACGGAGGCGTCGCGCGGAGGTCGAAATGGAAACTGGGTCTGACCGCCCGATAGGGGTTTCCCCTTTCCATGCTCGTGGTGCCCTGAAAGGGTTTGTGATCTCCGGCCGTTGGCCCGATTCGACCAAGGAGTGGGCCCAGCTGCTCATGGTGGCTGTGCGGGTCGCGTCGTTGCCCGGATTGCTCTCCACCACAACGGTGTTCGGGGCCCGGGAGGAGTTGCCCGACGCGCCCGAGCCCGGCACCGTCGGCCTGGTGCTCGCCGAGGGCACCGTCTTCGGTGAATCGGCAATCCAGCCAGGCTATTTCGCCGATCATCAACCGCCCGCGCTGCTGATGCTGCATCCGCCTTCGGAGACCACGCCTTCCCTGCCCGAATGCAGCGGCGCGGCGTCTGGCTGCGTACTGCTTCCCGGCTTGCCATATCTGGGACTCGAGCATCGGGCGGCCTGGGTGGAAGCCGAGGCCGACGGCACGATCACGTCCATGGTGAGCCGAGTCGGCGTCGATCCCATCAGCCATCCCGATACCGCGATTTTGGCGATGCTGCTCGCGGCATAGGCTGCGGCGCCCCGGACGCAGCCATCGGCCGCCGACTGGG includes:
- a CDS encoding peptidase, whose protein sequence is METGSDRPIGVSPFHARGALKGFVISGRWPDSTKEWAQLLMVAVRVASLPGLLSTTTVFGAREELPDAPEPGTVGLVLAEGTVFGESAIQPGYFADHQPPALLMLHPPSETTPSLPECSGAASGCVLLPGLPYLGLEHRAAWVEAEADGTITSMVSRVGVDPISHPDTAILAMLLAA